In Mytilus edulis chromosome 6, xbMytEdul2.2, whole genome shotgun sequence, the following proteins share a genomic window:
- the LOC139528582 gene encoding TLC domain-containing protein 2-like yields MTDTEIWPEKFDGAVYGLTVVITSSFLFYVLGRIAHVLTPASACHSPWRWKNISVSLVHAVIVGTWACLSFYETPKMAEDMIKTYNNSAHTLISFSFGYFVYDMWDMLIYQRNRHSFELMGHHVVIFICFGIAIVTKLYIGYAVVALVIEINSIFLHIRQLLQICRYSKNNSAYRLNSLINLGTFVVCRITVMAWMSRWLLINKDLVPLIFYSIGSVGLAVMTVMNIILFYRLLQSDFIKKNESKKENSH; encoded by the exons ATGACCGATACTGAAATATGGCCAGAGAAATTCGACGGAGCTGTTTATGGTTTGACAGTTGTGATAACATCCagctttttattttatgtattggGTAGAATTGCACATGTTCTTACTCCTGCCAGTGCATGCCATTCTCCCTGGAGATGGAAAAACATTTCAGTTTCATTAGTCCATGCTGTTATTGTTGGTACATGGGCTTGCTTAAG tttttatgaAACTCCTAAAATGGCAGAAGATATGATAAAAACATACAACAATTCAGCACATACACTAATAAGTTTTTCTTTTG GATATTTTGTGTATGATATGTGGGATATGTTGATATATCAAAGAAACAGACATTCCTTTGAATTAATGGGCCATCATGTTGTG atatttatttgttttggtatTGCCATAGTAACAAAGTTGTATATTGGATATGCAGTTGTTGCCTTAGTGATAGAAATTAACAGCATCTTCTTACATATTAGACAGTTGTTACAAATCTGTAGATATTCCAAAAATAATAGTGCTTATAGACTCAACAGTCTTATTAATTTAG GAACATTTGTTGTGTGTCGTATAACTGTGATGGCATGGATGAGTAGATGGTTGCTAATCAACAAAGATCTCGTCCCGTTGATATTTTATTCCATCGGCAGTGTAGGATTAGCCGTTATGACAGttatgaatattattttattctaCAGACTTTTACAGAGtgattttataaagaaaaatgaatcaaaaaaagaaaattcccaTTAA